A window of Citrus sinensis cultivar Valencia sweet orange chromosome 7, DVS_A1.0, whole genome shotgun sequence contains these coding sequences:
- the LOC102608666 gene encoding LRR receptor-like serine/threonine-protein kinase HSL2 isoform X2 — protein MHQTHTLQPYLSLSLSKTQPESLHFSYCEMRFLGAKSLIALLFSFLLCFSLAISLHGDAEILIRVKSDQLDDPNRKLGDWVRTSQQSPCNWTGITCETQNQSVDGIDLSGFDLSGGFPNGFCRIRTLRNLNLSDNYFNGNLTELTHFDLGYNPLKPGPLPSSVGNLSKLENLWAAKANLIGEIPDSIGKLAFLSNLDLSDNFLSGKIPHSFSGLASIEQIELFDNQLSGELPESLSNLTTLLRLDISQNNLTGNLPETIAAMSLESLNLNDNYFTGEIPESLASNPNLVQLKLFNNSFSGKLPDNLGKYSNLEYFDVSTNDFTGALPRFLCFRNKLQCIIIFNNRFSGKIPQSYGECKTLNYLRFGGNELQGELPSKFWGLPEVDFFEMYNNRFEGSISPSISNARKLTGILINGNNFTGEVPSQICTLRQLQAVDLSQNRFSGHLPTCITQLNKLQQLELQENMFTGELPRNLNSLTALIVLNLSTNRLTGTIPPELGNLAVLTSLDLSSNLLTGEIPVELTKLKLNQFNISHNKLYGEVPSDFDHDLFISSLLDNPGLCSPDLKPLPPCSKTKPGTIYIVVILSICVILLVGCLVWFLKVKSGFFSTSKSPWKVVTFQRVSFNEDDILPHLTEQNLIGSGGSCRVYKVKLKSGETVAVKRLLGGTQKPETETVFRSEIETLGRVRHGNVVKLLMCCSGQDFNILVYEYMPNGSLADMLHEKGRSGSLDWRIRFSIAQGAAKGLAYLHNDCVPAIVHRDVKSHNILLDAEMVPRVADFGLAKALQSQEGQSDDAMSCVAGSYGYIAPEYAYTKKVTEKSDVYSFGVVLMELVTGKRPNDPSFGENKDIVRWVTEATLSSPERGCCRDLNQLIDPRMDLSTCDYEEAEKVLNVALMCTSDFPINRPSMRRVVELLRVDKSSH, from the exons AGCActgttattttcattcttgttATGTTTTTCATTGGCCATATCTCTCCATGGCGACGCTGAAATCTTGATTCGCGTCAAGAGTGACCAACTTGACGACCCGAATAGAAAACTTGGCGACTGGGTTCGAACAAGTCAACAGAGTCCATGCAATTGGACTGGCATTACTTGTGAGACTCAGAATCAGTCTGTAGATGGCATTGACCTCTCCGGGTTCGATTTATCGGGTGGGTTTCCTAACGGTTTCTGTCGGATTCGGACACTTCGGAACCTCAATTTATCAGACAATTATTTCAATG GCAATCTGACTGAGTTGACTCACTTCGATCTAGGTTACAATCCCCTGAAGCCCGGTCCATTGCCTTCGAGTGTTGGAAATTTATCAAAGCTTGAAAATTTATGGGCAGCAAAAGCTAATCTCATCGGAGAAATACCAGACTCAATAGGCAAACTCGCTTTTTTATCAAATCTTGATTTATCAGACAATTTTCTATCCGGGAAAATTCCTCACAGTTTTTCGGGATTGGCAAGTATAGAGCAAATTGAACTCTTTGACAACCAATTGTCTGGCGAATTACCTGAAAGTTTAAGCAATTTAACTACTCTGCTTAGACTTGATATCTCACAGAACAATCTCACTGGGAATTTACCAGAGACTATCGCTGCAATGAGTCTCGAATCTTTGAATCTGAACGACAATTACTTTACCGGCGAAATTCCGGAAAGCTTAGCGTCGAATCCCAATCTTGTTCAACTAAAGCTATTCAACAATAGCTTCAGTGGGAAGTTACCTGATAATCTTGGGAAATATTCGAATTTGGAATATTTCGACGTGTCTACGAATGATTTTACCGGTGCGCTGCCTCGGTTTCTCTGCTTCAGAAACAAGCTTCAGTGCATTATTATATTCAACAACAGGTTCTCAGGGAAAATCCCACAATCGTACGGAGAGTGCAAAACACTGAATTATCTGCGTTTTGGCGGCAACGAACTACAAGGAGAATTACCTAGCAAGTTCTGGGGTCTCCctgaagttgatttttttgaaatgtaCAATAATAGATTTGAAGGTTCGATTTCTCCGTCAATTTCGAACGCTCGCAAGCTCACTGGTATTCTCATCAACGGCAACAACTTTACTGGCGAAGTTCCGTCACAAATATGCACCTTACGTCAACTACAAGCTGTGGATTTAAGCCAAAACCGATTTTCTGGTCACCTGCCGACGTGCATTACCCAGCTCAACAAGTTACAACAGCTTGAGTTGCAAGAAAACATGTTCACCGGAGAATTGCCACGAAATTTGAACTCACTGACCGCTCTGATTGTGTTGAATCTGTCGACGAACCGGCTTACCGGTACTATTCCTCCAGAACTTGGAAATTTGGCAGTTTTGACCTCCTTGGATCTTTCGAGTAACCTGTTGACCGGTGAAATTCCGGTAGAGTTGACCAAGTTGAAGCTAAACCAGTTCAACATTTCACACAATAAACTCTACGGTGAAGTGCCTTCCGATTTTGATCACGACTTGTTTATTTCTAGTTTATTGGATAACCCGGGTCTCTGCAGCCCGGATTTGAAACCCCTCCCTCCGTGCTCCAAAACCAAACCCGGAACCATTTACATAGTGGTAATCTTGAGCATTTGCGTCATACTTCTTGTCGGGTGTCTCGTTTGGTTCCTCAAAGTCAAATCCGGATTTTTTAGCACATCCAAGAGTCCGTGGAAAGTGGTCACATTCCAACGGGTCAGTTTCAATGAAGATGACATACTTCCGCACTTGACAGAACAAAACCTGATTGGTTCTGGGGGTTCTTGTCGGGTCTATAAAGTGAAGCTGAAGTCTGGTGAAACGGTGGCAGTTAAGAGACTCTTGGGAGGTACTCAGAAACCGGAAACAGAAACCGTCTTCAGGTCCGAAATTGAAACGCTGGGTCGGGTCCGCCATGGCAATGttgtaaaattattgatgTGCTGTAGCGGTCAAGATTTTAACATTTTGGTGTATGAATATATGCCAAATGGAAGTTTAGCTGACATGTTGCATGAGAAGGGGCGCTCAGGTTCATTGGATTGGCGCATTCGGTTCTCCATAGCACAAGGTGCAGCTAAAGGGTTGGCATATCTTCATAATGATTGTGTGCCGGCCATCGTGCACCGGGATGTGAAGAGTCACAATATATTGCTGGACGCCGAGATGGTGCCACGTGTAGCGGATTTTGGGCTTGCGAAGGCGTTGCAGAGTCAAGAGGGGCAGTCTGATGATGCCATGTCGTGTGTTGCTGGGTCCTACGGCTATATCGCGCCTG AGTATGCTTACACAAAGAAAGTGACTGAGAAGAGTGATGTGTACAGCTTTGGCGTAGTGCTGATGGAATTAGTAACTGGTAAAAGGCCGAACGATCCTTCCTTTGGTGAGAATAAGGATATAGTGAGGTGGGTCACGGAGGCAACTTTATCATCTCCTGAGAGAGGTTGCTGCAGAGATTTGAACCAGCTTATTGATCCAAGAATGGATCTATCAACCTGTGATTATGAAGAAGCTGAGAAGGTTTTGAACGTAGCTCTCATGTGTACTTCAGATTTTCCCATTAACCGGCCGTCTATGAGAAGAGTAGTCGAATTGCTCCGAGTCGATAAATCATCTCATTGA
- the LOC102608666 gene encoding LRR receptor-like serine/threonine-protein kinase HSL2 isoform X1 gives MHQTHTLQPYLSLSLSKTQPESLHFSYCEMRFLGAKSLIALLFSFLLCFSLAISLHGDAEILIRVKSDQLDDPNRKLGDWVRTSQQSPCNWTGITCETQNQSVDGIDLSGFDLSGGFPNGFCRIRTLRNLNLSDNYFNGTLSSQSLSPCFHLQVLALDYNVFIGELPDFSREFANLQVLDLSRNNFSGDIPESFGRFPVLKVLNLGGNLLSGLIPSFLGNLTELTHFDLGYNPLKPGPLPSSVGNLSKLENLWAAKANLIGEIPDSIGKLAFLSNLDLSDNFLSGKIPHSFSGLASIEQIELFDNQLSGELPESLSNLTTLLRLDISQNNLTGNLPETIAAMSLESLNLNDNYFTGEIPESLASNPNLVQLKLFNNSFSGKLPDNLGKYSNLEYFDVSTNDFTGALPRFLCFRNKLQCIIIFNNRFSGKIPQSYGECKTLNYLRFGGNELQGELPSKFWGLPEVDFFEMYNNRFEGSISPSISNARKLTGILINGNNFTGEVPSQICTLRQLQAVDLSQNRFSGHLPTCITQLNKLQQLELQENMFTGELPRNLNSLTALIVLNLSTNRLTGTIPPELGNLAVLTSLDLSSNLLTGEIPVELTKLKLNQFNISHNKLYGEVPSDFDHDLFISSLLDNPGLCSPDLKPLPPCSKTKPGTIYIVVILSICVILLVGCLVWFLKVKSGFFSTSKSPWKVVTFQRVSFNEDDILPHLTEQNLIGSGGSCRVYKVKLKSGETVAVKRLLGGTQKPETETVFRSEIETLGRVRHGNVVKLLMCCSGQDFNILVYEYMPNGSLADMLHEKGRSGSLDWRIRFSIAQGAAKGLAYLHNDCVPAIVHRDVKSHNILLDAEMVPRVADFGLAKALQSQEGQSDDAMSCVAGSYGYIAPEYAYTKKVTEKSDVYSFGVVLMELVTGKRPNDPSFGENKDIVRWVTEATLSSPERGCCRDLNQLIDPRMDLSTCDYEEAEKVLNVALMCTSDFPINRPSMRRVVELLRVDKSSH, from the exons AGCActgttattttcattcttgttATGTTTTTCATTGGCCATATCTCTCCATGGCGACGCTGAAATCTTGATTCGCGTCAAGAGTGACCAACTTGACGACCCGAATAGAAAACTTGGCGACTGGGTTCGAACAAGTCAACAGAGTCCATGCAATTGGACTGGCATTACTTGTGAGACTCAGAATCAGTCTGTAGATGGCATTGACCTCTCCGGGTTCGATTTATCGGGTGGGTTTCCTAACGGTTTCTGTCGGATTCGGACACTTCGGAACCTCAATTTATCAGACAATTATTTCAATGGTACTCTCTCTTCTCAGTCTCTATCTCCTTGCTTTCACTTACAAGTCTTAGCACTCGACTACAACGTATTCATTGGCGAGTTGCCGGATTTCTCCCGAGAATTTGCTAATTTACAAGTCCTTGATCTTTCTCGCAATAATTTCTCGGGAGATATCCCGGAAAGTTTCGGCCGATTTCCGGTCTTAAAAGTGCTCAACCTTGGTGGAAACTTGCTCAGCGGTTTGATTCCTTCTTTTCTAGGCAATCTGACTGAGTTGACTCACTTCGATCTAGGTTACAATCCCCTGAAGCCCGGTCCATTGCCTTCGAGTGTTGGAAATTTATCAAAGCTTGAAAATTTATGGGCAGCAAAAGCTAATCTCATCGGAGAAATACCAGACTCAATAGGCAAACTCGCTTTTTTATCAAATCTTGATTTATCAGACAATTTTCTATCCGGGAAAATTCCTCACAGTTTTTCGGGATTGGCAAGTATAGAGCAAATTGAACTCTTTGACAACCAATTGTCTGGCGAATTACCTGAAAGTTTAAGCAATTTAACTACTCTGCTTAGACTTGATATCTCACAGAACAATCTCACTGGGAATTTACCAGAGACTATCGCTGCAATGAGTCTCGAATCTTTGAATCTGAACGACAATTACTTTACCGGCGAAATTCCGGAAAGCTTAGCGTCGAATCCCAATCTTGTTCAACTAAAGCTATTCAACAATAGCTTCAGTGGGAAGTTACCTGATAATCTTGGGAAATATTCGAATTTGGAATATTTCGACGTGTCTACGAATGATTTTACCGGTGCGCTGCCTCGGTTTCTCTGCTTCAGAAACAAGCTTCAGTGCATTATTATATTCAACAACAGGTTCTCAGGGAAAATCCCACAATCGTACGGAGAGTGCAAAACACTGAATTATCTGCGTTTTGGCGGCAACGAACTACAAGGAGAATTACCTAGCAAGTTCTGGGGTCTCCctgaagttgatttttttgaaatgtaCAATAATAGATTTGAAGGTTCGATTTCTCCGTCAATTTCGAACGCTCGCAAGCTCACTGGTATTCTCATCAACGGCAACAACTTTACTGGCGAAGTTCCGTCACAAATATGCACCTTACGTCAACTACAAGCTGTGGATTTAAGCCAAAACCGATTTTCTGGTCACCTGCCGACGTGCATTACCCAGCTCAACAAGTTACAACAGCTTGAGTTGCAAGAAAACATGTTCACCGGAGAATTGCCACGAAATTTGAACTCACTGACCGCTCTGATTGTGTTGAATCTGTCGACGAACCGGCTTACCGGTACTATTCCTCCAGAACTTGGAAATTTGGCAGTTTTGACCTCCTTGGATCTTTCGAGTAACCTGTTGACCGGTGAAATTCCGGTAGAGTTGACCAAGTTGAAGCTAAACCAGTTCAACATTTCACACAATAAACTCTACGGTGAAGTGCCTTCCGATTTTGATCACGACTTGTTTATTTCTAGTTTATTGGATAACCCGGGTCTCTGCAGCCCGGATTTGAAACCCCTCCCTCCGTGCTCCAAAACCAAACCCGGAACCATTTACATAGTGGTAATCTTGAGCATTTGCGTCATACTTCTTGTCGGGTGTCTCGTTTGGTTCCTCAAAGTCAAATCCGGATTTTTTAGCACATCCAAGAGTCCGTGGAAAGTGGTCACATTCCAACGGGTCAGTTTCAATGAAGATGACATACTTCCGCACTTGACAGAACAAAACCTGATTGGTTCTGGGGGTTCTTGTCGGGTCTATAAAGTGAAGCTGAAGTCTGGTGAAACGGTGGCAGTTAAGAGACTCTTGGGAGGTACTCAGAAACCGGAAACAGAAACCGTCTTCAGGTCCGAAATTGAAACGCTGGGTCGGGTCCGCCATGGCAATGttgtaaaattattgatgTGCTGTAGCGGTCAAGATTTTAACATTTTGGTGTATGAATATATGCCAAATGGAAGTTTAGCTGACATGTTGCATGAGAAGGGGCGCTCAGGTTCATTGGATTGGCGCATTCGGTTCTCCATAGCACAAGGTGCAGCTAAAGGGTTGGCATATCTTCATAATGATTGTGTGCCGGCCATCGTGCACCGGGATGTGAAGAGTCACAATATATTGCTGGACGCCGAGATGGTGCCACGTGTAGCGGATTTTGGGCTTGCGAAGGCGTTGCAGAGTCAAGAGGGGCAGTCTGATGATGCCATGTCGTGTGTTGCTGGGTCCTACGGCTATATCGCGCCTG AGTATGCTTACACAAAGAAAGTGACTGAGAAGAGTGATGTGTACAGCTTTGGCGTAGTGCTGATGGAATTAGTAACTGGTAAAAGGCCGAACGATCCTTCCTTTGGTGAGAATAAGGATATAGTGAGGTGGGTCACGGAGGCAACTTTATCATCTCCTGAGAGAGGTTGCTGCAGAGATTTGAACCAGCTTATTGATCCAAGAATGGATCTATCAACCTGTGATTATGAAGAAGCTGAGAAGGTTTTGAACGTAGCTCTCATGTGTACTTCAGATTTTCCCATTAACCGGCCGTCTATGAGAAGAGTAGTCGAATTGCTCCGAGTCGATAAATCATCTCATTGA
- the LOC102608666 gene encoding LRR receptor-like serine/threonine-protein kinase HSL2 isoform X3: MHQTHTLQPYLSLSLSKTQPESLHFSYCEMRFLGAKSLIALLFSFLLCFSLAISLHGDAEILIRVKSDQLDDPNRKLGDWVRTSQQSPCNWTGITCETQNQSVDGIDLSGFDLSGGFPNGFCRIRTLRNLNLSDNYFNGYNPLKPGPLPSSVGNLSKLENLWAAKANLIGEIPDSIGKLAFLSNLDLSDNFLSGKIPHSFSGLASIEQIELFDNQLSGELPESLSNLTTLLRLDISQNNLTGNLPETIAAMSLESLNLNDNYFTGEIPESLASNPNLVQLKLFNNSFSGKLPDNLGKYSNLEYFDVSTNDFTGALPRFLCFRNKLQCIIIFNNRFSGKIPQSYGECKTLNYLRFGGNELQGELPSKFWGLPEVDFFEMYNNRFEGSISPSISNARKLTGILINGNNFTGEVPSQICTLRQLQAVDLSQNRFSGHLPTCITQLNKLQQLELQENMFTGELPRNLNSLTALIVLNLSTNRLTGTIPPELGNLAVLTSLDLSSNLLTGEIPVELTKLKLNQFNISHNKLYGEVPSDFDHDLFISSLLDNPGLCSPDLKPLPPCSKTKPGTIYIVVILSICVILLVGCLVWFLKVKSGFFSTSKSPWKVVTFQRVSFNEDDILPHLTEQNLIGSGGSCRVYKVKLKSGETVAVKRLLGGTQKPETETVFRSEIETLGRVRHGNVVKLLMCCSGQDFNILVYEYMPNGSLADMLHEKGRSGSLDWRIRFSIAQGAAKGLAYLHNDCVPAIVHRDVKSHNILLDAEMVPRVADFGLAKALQSQEGQSDDAMSCVAGSYGYIAPEYAYTKKVTEKSDVYSFGVVLMELVTGKRPNDPSFGENKDIVRWVTEATLSSPERGCCRDLNQLIDPRMDLSTCDYEEAEKVLNVALMCTSDFPINRPSMRRVVELLRVDKSSH, encoded by the exons AGCActgttattttcattcttgttATGTTTTTCATTGGCCATATCTCTCCATGGCGACGCTGAAATCTTGATTCGCGTCAAGAGTGACCAACTTGACGACCCGAATAGAAAACTTGGCGACTGGGTTCGAACAAGTCAACAGAGTCCATGCAATTGGACTGGCATTACTTGTGAGACTCAGAATCAGTCTGTAGATGGCATTGACCTCTCCGGGTTCGATTTATCGGGTGGGTTTCCTAACGGTTTCTGTCGGATTCGGACACTTCGGAACCTCAATTTATCAGACAATTATTTCAATG GTTACAATCCCCTGAAGCCCGGTCCATTGCCTTCGAGTGTTGGAAATTTATCAAAGCTTGAAAATTTATGGGCAGCAAAAGCTAATCTCATCGGAGAAATACCAGACTCAATAGGCAAACTCGCTTTTTTATCAAATCTTGATTTATCAGACAATTTTCTATCCGGGAAAATTCCTCACAGTTTTTCGGGATTGGCAAGTATAGAGCAAATTGAACTCTTTGACAACCAATTGTCTGGCGAATTACCTGAAAGTTTAAGCAATTTAACTACTCTGCTTAGACTTGATATCTCACAGAACAATCTCACTGGGAATTTACCAGAGACTATCGCTGCAATGAGTCTCGAATCTTTGAATCTGAACGACAATTACTTTACCGGCGAAATTCCGGAAAGCTTAGCGTCGAATCCCAATCTTGTTCAACTAAAGCTATTCAACAATAGCTTCAGTGGGAAGTTACCTGATAATCTTGGGAAATATTCGAATTTGGAATATTTCGACGTGTCTACGAATGATTTTACCGGTGCGCTGCCTCGGTTTCTCTGCTTCAGAAACAAGCTTCAGTGCATTATTATATTCAACAACAGGTTCTCAGGGAAAATCCCACAATCGTACGGAGAGTGCAAAACACTGAATTATCTGCGTTTTGGCGGCAACGAACTACAAGGAGAATTACCTAGCAAGTTCTGGGGTCTCCctgaagttgatttttttgaaatgtaCAATAATAGATTTGAAGGTTCGATTTCTCCGTCAATTTCGAACGCTCGCAAGCTCACTGGTATTCTCATCAACGGCAACAACTTTACTGGCGAAGTTCCGTCACAAATATGCACCTTACGTCAACTACAAGCTGTGGATTTAAGCCAAAACCGATTTTCTGGTCACCTGCCGACGTGCATTACCCAGCTCAACAAGTTACAACAGCTTGAGTTGCAAGAAAACATGTTCACCGGAGAATTGCCACGAAATTTGAACTCACTGACCGCTCTGATTGTGTTGAATCTGTCGACGAACCGGCTTACCGGTACTATTCCTCCAGAACTTGGAAATTTGGCAGTTTTGACCTCCTTGGATCTTTCGAGTAACCTGTTGACCGGTGAAATTCCGGTAGAGTTGACCAAGTTGAAGCTAAACCAGTTCAACATTTCACACAATAAACTCTACGGTGAAGTGCCTTCCGATTTTGATCACGACTTGTTTATTTCTAGTTTATTGGATAACCCGGGTCTCTGCAGCCCGGATTTGAAACCCCTCCCTCCGTGCTCCAAAACCAAACCCGGAACCATTTACATAGTGGTAATCTTGAGCATTTGCGTCATACTTCTTGTCGGGTGTCTCGTTTGGTTCCTCAAAGTCAAATCCGGATTTTTTAGCACATCCAAGAGTCCGTGGAAAGTGGTCACATTCCAACGGGTCAGTTTCAATGAAGATGACATACTTCCGCACTTGACAGAACAAAACCTGATTGGTTCTGGGGGTTCTTGTCGGGTCTATAAAGTGAAGCTGAAGTCTGGTGAAACGGTGGCAGTTAAGAGACTCTTGGGAGGTACTCAGAAACCGGAAACAGAAACCGTCTTCAGGTCCGAAATTGAAACGCTGGGTCGGGTCCGCCATGGCAATGttgtaaaattattgatgTGCTGTAGCGGTCAAGATTTTAACATTTTGGTGTATGAATATATGCCAAATGGAAGTTTAGCTGACATGTTGCATGAGAAGGGGCGCTCAGGTTCATTGGATTGGCGCATTCGGTTCTCCATAGCACAAGGTGCAGCTAAAGGGTTGGCATATCTTCATAATGATTGTGTGCCGGCCATCGTGCACCGGGATGTGAAGAGTCACAATATATTGCTGGACGCCGAGATGGTGCCACGTGTAGCGGATTTTGGGCTTGCGAAGGCGTTGCAGAGTCAAGAGGGGCAGTCTGATGATGCCATGTCGTGTGTTGCTGGGTCCTACGGCTATATCGCGCCTG AGTATGCTTACACAAAGAAAGTGACTGAGAAGAGTGATGTGTACAGCTTTGGCGTAGTGCTGATGGAATTAGTAACTGGTAAAAGGCCGAACGATCCTTCCTTTGGTGAGAATAAGGATATAGTGAGGTGGGTCACGGAGGCAACTTTATCATCTCCTGAGAGAGGTTGCTGCAGAGATTTGAACCAGCTTATTGATCCAAGAATGGATCTATCAACCTGTGATTATGAAGAAGCTGAGAAGGTTTTGAACGTAGCTCTCATGTGTACTTCAGATTTTCCCATTAACCGGCCGTCTATGAGAAGAGTAGTCGAATTGCTCCGAGTCGATAAATCATCTCATTGA